One segment of bacterium DNA contains the following:
- a CDS encoding SDR family oxidoreductase, producing MPSRSTKVAIVTGAGTGVGRAVALALLKAGYAVALAGRRKALLEATARASKAPASRRLVVPTDIADPASVRSLFVTTTKAFRRLDLLFNNAGLNAPGIPLEDLTHEQWTAVVSVNLTGTFLCTQEAFRVMKSQTPRGGRIINNGSISVHAPRPNSAPYTATKHAVTGLTKCTALDGRKYDIACGQVDIGNAITPMTERMVEGVAQADGTMRPEPRIDPKYVGDAVVYMAGLPLDTNVLFLTVMATKMPFVGRG from the coding sequence ATGCCTTCGCGGTCGACCAAAGTCGCCATCGTCACCGGGGCGGGGACCGGCGTGGGCCGGGCGGTGGCGCTGGCCCTGCTCAAAGCCGGGTACGCCGTGGCGCTGGCCGGACGGCGCAAGGCGCTGCTCGAGGCGACGGCCCGGGCCTCCAAGGCGCCGGCGTCGCGCCGCCTGGTCGTCCCGACCGACATTGCCGATCCGGCGTCCGTGCGGAGTCTGTTCGTGACGACCACGAAGGCGTTCAGGCGTCTCGATCTGCTGTTCAACAACGCCGGCCTCAACGCGCCCGGCATTCCGCTCGAGGACCTGACGCACGAGCAGTGGACGGCCGTCGTGAGCGTCAACCTGACCGGGACGTTCCTCTGCACCCAGGAGGCGTTTCGGGTGATGAAGAGCCAGACGCCGCGCGGCGGCCGCATCATCAACAATGGATCGATCTCCGTGCACGCCCCGCGCCCGAATTCCGCCCCCTACACCGCGACGAAGCACGCCGTCACCGGCCTGACCAAGTGCACGGCGCTCGACGGCCGCAAGTACGATATCGCCTGCGGGCAGGTCGACATCGGGAACGCCATCACGCCGATGACGGAGCGCATGGTGGAGGGCGTGGCGCAGGCCGATGGGACGATGCGTCCCGAACCGCGCATCGACCCCAAGTATGTCGGCGATGCCGTCGTGTACATGGCGGGGCTGCCGCTCGATACGAACGTCTTGTTCCTGACCGTGATGGCCACCAAGATGCCCTTCGTCGGGCGCGGGTGA
- a CDS encoding SDR family oxidoreductase, whose amino-acid sequence MAMPAAGRVALVTGGNRGIGLEVCRQLGQRGFVVILSARSEEKARAAAEPLRRSGSEVRAQRLDVADEESVRAAAAAVERSTGRLDVLINNAAILYDTWQDAADADLDQVRAAFETNTLGPWRVTQAFLPLLRRSRRGRIVNVSSGAGALSSMDGGAPAYALSKIALNALTLMLAAQLKPARILVNAVSPGWVATDMGGAGGRPVADGAAGIVWAATLPDDGPTGGFFRDGKPIPW is encoded by the coding sequence ATGGCGATGCCCGCCGCGGGCAGAGTCGCCCTGGTGACCGGCGGGAATCGAGGCATCGGGCTGGAGGTCTGCCGGCAGCTGGGTCAGCGGGGATTCGTCGTGATCCTGTCCGCCCGCAGCGAAGAGAAGGCCCGCGCCGCGGCGGAGCCCCTCCGGCGAAGCGGCAGCGAGGTGCGGGCGCAGCGTCTGGACGTCGCCGATGAAGAGAGCGTCCGAGCCGCGGCCGCCGCCGTCGAGCGCTCGACCGGCCGGCTCGACGTCCTCATCAACAACGCCGCGATTCTGTACGACACGTGGCAGGATGCCGCGGACGCCGATCTGGACCAGGTGCGCGCGGCCTTCGAGACCAACACGCTCGGACCCTGGCGGGTCACTCAGGCGTTTCTCCCGCTCCTCCGGCGGAGCCGGCGCGGCAGGATCGTGAACGTCTCCAGCGGCGCCGGCGCGCTCTCCTCCATGGACGGAGGCGCTCCGGCGTACGCGCTCTCCAAGATCGCCCTGAACGCGCTCACACTCATGCTGGCGGCGCAGCTCAAACCGGCGCGCATTCTCGTCAACGCGGTGTCTCCCGGATGGGTCGCCACCGACATGGGCGGCGCCGGCGGCCGCCCGGTGGCCGACGGCGCGGCGGGCATCGTGTGGGCGGCCACGCTGCCGGACGACGGCCCGACCGGCGGCTTCTTTCGCGATGGGAAGCCGATCCCGTGGTAG